The DNA window acccaaatggccaataaatacatgaaaaaatgcttagCTATATctgtaatagggcttcccaggtggcactagtggtaaagaacctgtctgccagtgcaggagacctaagagatgcagatttgatccctgggttgtgaagatcccctgcaggagggcatgacaacttaagtattcttgcttggagaaccccatggacagaggagcctggtgggcaacagtccatacgGTTGTAAAGAATCAAACAccactgacgtgacttagcacatgcctgtaatcagggaaataaaaactATAACGGGATATCATTTATGTGCATCTATTTAGCCGTCATACAGCTTGGcttgtcttcattcattcattcattcaattaactCAACAAATACGAAGCACTTACTATTCTAGGCGCTGGAGGTACAGCAgtaataaaaacagacaaaaatccctgcccaGGGGCAGTTTATGATCTAAGTTTaacaataaacaaagaaaataggtAAAATACACAGTGTGCTAGTGATAAATGCTAACGTAAGAATTTAAAGCCGAGAAGAAAGATAGTAAATGTTTATGTAGGCGGGtggatttgaaatttttaaaaatgttaaaaggtgAATTCTGAGTAAACACCTGAAGGAATTGGGAGCAATACACGTAAGTATCTCAGAGAAGAGCATTTGAAAAAGAGTTCTGGGAcctctctgatggtccagtggctgagactttgtgttcccaatgcaggggccccactTTGATCCCTGTTCAGTGAATTAGAGCCCACATCCGTAActatgacccagcacagccaaataaataaatagtatggAAAAGAGAGCTCAGCATGTACAAAGGCCTTAAGGCAAAAACTTGCCTCATGTGCTCAAAGAACAATGAAGACACTAGTGTGACTGGGCTGGAGTGAACAAGGGCATCTAGTAGATGAGGTCAGAGGGACTTTTGCTTGAATGAGATGCCATTGAAGGGTCTAAACAGAGAGGAGCTATAACTCTTAAGTCAGCTTTTCATAAACATTGGTATCAAGTGTTGCCAAGGATATGGAGCCATGGGACCTTGTGTAAAATGTGGGTGGGTATGTAACTGGTACCACAAATTGGAGCAGTCTTAAGATGCTCTAGCCCTACACCTTAGCAGTTCTCCTCCTAGGTAAATAAGAAGACATATAGAAGAGTATTATTCTTCATTGCCTCCACATTGCTTGtaattagcaaatattttgaaatgaccaAAGTAAATATGGTGTGTTCATATACAGATTTCTGTAGGTTTTAGAAATGGATTTGATCTATGAGCATCAACAAGGACACATCTCAGAACGTTATTAGTAAATTAAAAGAAGCGTGTTGGAGAGGATATGAGTAGTATGACAGCATTagaaagatttgaaaaataagcaTGATGAGTGCATCAGTGTTTGTTTTATCATTCTTTGGGCTTTTCTGTTagaaatatttgataatataAAAATGCACAGTAGCAAACTAAGTTAAcgcttcctcccaccccaccccataaTTGGAGTAGGAATTTGGCAGGcatgaggaagagagaaggcagtgTGAAGCCTCGTGGCAGGCCCTGGAGGAGCAGGTGGTGTGTGTCCCTGGAGGCCACGCTTCCTGTGTGCCTGAGTGCAGCAGAGGCAGTGGCCGTGGCTGTCACACAtcactgtgtccccagcaccagGGCCCAGAGGAACGGAGGTCGTTAGTAAATAACGGCCGACAGGAGAGTCTCCTTCCTAGTTACGAGTGCTAGAATATTCTGACCGCTTGTGGTCGCCTGCCTCGGTGGTCTCAGCCCATCACTAACGCATGGttagttttgttcatttgttcaataAAGCTTTGggggatttttaaattattgttactggttgtaagggtttttttttttggttgttgttacaCTGTTTATGTGCTAGGCATGCAGAATACTGCAGCGAACAGGATCTGATCCTTGGCTGTAACAGAACGCCCGCAGGCCAGTGAGTCAATGACACTACTTGGGAAGCTGATGTTGGTGACTCTTTGGAGCTTCCCAGTCAAATGCTTGTTGTGCATCCTTTCCCACCTTCAGGAACCAACTTGACTTCAAAAAGTGCTCATCCATTTCTGCCAGTCATCTCCCCCAGCAcagtaattttcttaattttgtgatATGTCAAGATGCCTAcaattatccaaaaaaaaaaaaaaaaccaaaccaacccTACAGAATATTACTGAAATTGATAAACGAAAttcataaaatttattaaaatctcTAGATTTATGAATTGTATTTGTTCAAATAGTCCTTTTTCTAGATGGGGAGAAACAAGAGTGGTCATGAAATCAAGCAAAATGATGAAAGGGACTTCTAAAGCATGGTGTACTCATCCACTCAGTGggatattttattatcattaaaaagaataagctgaattttatgggcttcccaggtggcactagtggtaaagaatctgcctgccagtgcagaagacataagagacatgggttcagtccctgggttgagaagatcccctggaagagggcatgacaacccactctagtattcctccctggagaattccatggacagaggagcctggtgggctacagtcaatagggtcgcatagagtcagacacgactgaagtgacttataaATAGCTATAGTAGAATCCCCAGGACATGGTAAGGTGGAAATACATATGCATGTTAGCATTTCtttaaagcacacacacaaatatgcattTGCTTTTATGTGTATAGAAATCTCTGGCAGGGTTCACCAGAAACTGGTTATGCTGGTGAGTTCTGTGGAGGAGAATGCATATCTagggagcagagaggaaagaaggtTAATTTTCTCTGTATCCCCTTCTGTGCCTTTTGAATAATGAACTATGCGTGTGTATtactttttcataaaaaaaaaaagaaagaaaaaaagaaggcttacatacacactcacacacacagatacacatggtGATTTGTTAAATTAAATGAACTCTTTCCTAAAATGAACTGTTTCCTTAAATGAACTCTTGCCCTGCTCTTCTGTTTAGACAGCAAAGGacctatataattttaattatttttttctctggcaTTAACATTTGATACTTATGTAAAGGAAGTAACCTTTGCTTCCTGTATCCTCCACAGGTTTGTTAAACCTGTGAAGGTTTAACAAAATGCCCATGAATTTTTTTTGGATGCTCTTCCAATAAGAGATACATAAACAAATCAATGTCTTCATTCAGTTAATTGGGGAAGGTGTTTTGTTCTGTGCATTTCAATCCCCACTGTCTTTAAGGCAGCTAATTACTGAGTTGTGTATttgaccttttaaaaagaaaattcccacTTAACAAGTACTGATTCCATCTAAACTTCATTTTCCATTGCTTCCATGAAGCTTGTTCATCATTTTCTTGTCTGAATTTTCTGGTTTGCTCTGCAGGCCCCTTTTGGATCTGTGCCACATTGGTCTTTGCCATAGCAATCAGTGGGAATCTTTCCAACTTCTTAATCCATCTGGGAGAGAAGACGTACCACTATGTGCCTGAATTCCGAAAAGGTTGGTGAATCGCTTGACTTACCTGGAATGCTCTCAGTTGGTAACTGAGCTCTTGGACCCCCGTCTGAAGGTCCTGCAGCCCATTTTCTTGTCTAAGGGTTCAAAACTAATCATCTGTCCATATAAATCCACGTaggctttttatcttttgttttgttaaaataacctaaaatgttccattttaaccattttttaagcatgcaattcagtggcattaagtatatttacaatattgtgaatctGTGTACTCTTCTGGAAAACTGTAAGGCAAGGCCCCATGGCAATCAGAATGTCTCCacagaaaaatgtacaaaataagtaaaaagcaCTGTGTAGAAAAATCCCCACTGTAGCATTATTTGCATTATCCAACTGTTAGAAGCAGTCGGCCTTGTTATTTAAGGCATGATGACTCAGCTAGCTAGGTCTTGTAGCCATTAATTATGAAGCACTTAGAACAACGTGGAGAACTCATAATCCAAACTTATGCCAGTGCTGTTAGCAGTTTTGTTACAGCGAAGTCTGCAGACGGTCAGGGCCCGGAAGGGAGAACGCAGAGGTCAGAGTGTCCTAGTGAGGATGGGCTTGTGGGTgacattcttattttaaaactgcCTTTCTAGGGACttttcctgggtggtccagtggttaggatactgtgcttccactgctgggggcctgactgattcctggttgggaactaagatcccacaaactgtgcagtgcagtcaaaaaaataaataaaataaaaattcctttcaTGTGGCAGTATTGGATAGCTGGGGGCGAAAAAACCGCTTTTAGGGACTTGCAGATGACAGCCACCCAAGGTAGGAGCGTTTGGCTGTGCAGGAGATTGGCCTTTGCCCCCTCCGCTGTCCTCCCCTTCCCTCGCTCTGGCCCTGACGGCCTGCTCTCCTGTTGAGAAGCTATGGAAGAGCATGCGCTCGGGCACCCAGCCATCGGCTCCTGCCTCCGTCTTTACTCGCCAGCTTCTACCTTGTTGGGCAAATTCTTTCATCTCTCTTGACCTCAGATTCCTTGCCAGTGAAATGGGAATAAGAATATCTATATTATAGGGCTATTGTAAGAATAAAGAAGTGATGTCTGTAAAGAGGTTACAATAGTGCCTTGTACAGAAAGAATTCGGTAAAATGAACTATtgctgtatatgtatgtacacatacctGTGTGTCTACAGAATAATGTGTTTTCCTGTCTGTGTGTCCATGTagccttcctttcctccccatccactctctgtgcctgttttcccttctctcttctatTATGGAGTCAGTCTCAACTCCCATCTGTCAAGTGACCTTGGTTTAAATTTAACTCAATCATTGTTATCCATGAGCTATCAATCTGCCTTTaagtagttcagtggttaggtAAAGAAAAATAGGTAATGGATATTGCTGTAATGAATGgcttgtgttaatttctgtatCAGAGGTCTGTAGAAGTATACTGACAGAGAAGAGGAGTGAGTCTCCTACCTGGGGGTGTGGAAGCTGGGAGGGAagcggggagggcagggggcgggggtccTTGTCTGTCCTTATTCCTGTTGGACTGGGCATCCCAGTGTCAGATATATCCCATACTGGGATATATATGCTAGTAAGGTCGTCATTGACtcaatcagtaaatatttttccattttatgtaaAGAGTGTAAGTGACGCATCCAAGGTCAGATCCTGCTTCCCTGCTTATTCATTATTTGACCCTAACCAAACCACTTAGCTCTCTGATCTTATTTCCTCATCTCTAGAATAAAGATATAgtttatatgaaataatatatttatatattagttAACAGTATAAAAAGTTTATTCTTGATTgggcatttattatttatcagtCAGTGTTCTAAATATACCTGTTTTTACTCATTTAATTCTAATAGTCTTATAAGGTAGTGTACTGTtatgattcccattttatagatgaggatactgaggcaGGAAGGTTAAGTAACTCACCACCCAGGCTTACTCATCTATTAAtataagtgacagagctgggcttcccaggtggttcagtggtaaagaatccacctgcctggtaggagatctgggttcaacccctgggttgggaagatcccttgaagaagaaaatggcaacccactccagcatttcttgcctgggaaatcccagagacagatcagcctggcgggctacagtccatgaggtggcaaagaatcagacatgacttagtgactaaacaacaaggggcGGAGGTAGGATTAGAGTCTGTATATACAGTCTGTAGCTCTGATTGTTACACAGCCTCACCTCTCAGTAAAGCTCTCAGTGTAATGCCTGACACCCAGCGGATAGCTACAGTCATAGTAGcagtttccttcctcttcctttcgTTATTCAAGAAAAAGGCAGTAGACCAGCAAAATTACATTTGACATAATGACAGAGTTACTTATATGAAAAAACTGCCCTGGGAGTTGGAGAATGTTTTAGACAATCACATATCTTACCCAGAGCCTGGCCATAGTGGCTAGGAGTGCTTTTGTTCTTGCCAAGAGCATTTGATGGATTACCTGCTGATTTTCACGTGGGAAGGGCTGGTGCTGTGGACTGAGCCACAGTTATGACCCTCCACTGCAGAAGAGTGAAGCCGAACCCTCTAGGGCACGTAGCTGCTCAGAAGGAGGAGGGACAGACAGTAAGTGATGCAGTGAACACTGCTGCTCTGAGGAGTCACAGAGACAAGaattatttaaagaagaaagtggAACTGGAGAATAGTTTAAGCAATTCATCAATGAGCTGAAACTCCCTGTTTCAGAGACAGAAGGAACTCTAAATAGCACACAGAACAAGTTAATCTGTTCCCAGGGTATTTTCATAAATTTGCTAAAGAAATCAGTGTCAGCTTTTGTTACATTAGGAAAGAGGACGTGTTCTTCCAAGGGGATAGTCGACTTTGATTTGATTGAAATGCTCCGTGTATTTAAATACTTGTAGTGTGGTCCTCGGAAGTATTTCAGTACATAATTCAGTTGTTTAATACTATTAGTTGTTAGTTATAAAGTGAATTATAGAGGCCATAGGAGAGACTACTAGTCATCATCACAAAGGCAAATGCTGAAGGAACATTGATTCAGCACATTATCGAGCACCTGCTGCTTATTGGGTACCTTGCCAGGCTCAGGGGCCGAAACCAGGAAGACATCATCCCCTGACCCAGTGAGGCAGATGGACAGCCCTGCAGGAAGTAAGTCCAGTGGGTCCCAGAAGTCCCGTGACAGTGGAACTGCAACTTGTATCTTCTCACCTTCAGTGTCCATCGCAGCCACAATCATCTATGCCTATGCCTGGCTGGTCCCTCTCGCACTCTGGGGTTTCCTTGTATGGAGAAACAGTAAAGTTATGAACATCGTTTCCTATTCATTTTTGGAGATTGTATGCGTCTATGGATATTCGCTCTTCATTTACATCCCCACGGCTGTAAGTACCACACTTACTCTGAGTGAGGCCACAATTACTCAGCTGGCATCATATCTAACCTAACACCGATGTGCATCTGAAAAAATACCCCTGGAATTTAGAAATTTTGTGGGAATGGGGGTCGGGGAGCCTAGTGCCTTCCCTGGATCTTGGGCCCTTCATCAGGGAAGCTTTCCCCTCGGTCTCCACACGGGTGGAATTTCTCTGGGCTGTGCTGGGAAACCCGAGTGGCAGCTAGGGCTCCACTGCTGACGGGCTCCTGGGCCTTTACGAGCACATGGGCCTGGAATGAACAAATGCCTCTGAACAAACCCTCCTTTTCTTTCAGATCCTGTGGATCATCCCCCAGAAAGCAGTCCGCTGGGTTCTGGTTATGATTGCCCTAGGCATCTCTGGCTCTGTCTTGGCAATGACCTTTTGGCCAGCTGTTCGTGAGGACAACCGACGCATCGCATTGGCCACAATTGTGACGATTGTGTTGCTTCACATGCTGCTTTCTGTGGGCTGCTTGGTACGGTCTCATTCCGATGCTCTTCTGGTGTGCTTTAGATGCCATGCTAAGACCTCAAACTGTTAGACACCTTGGTTCTTTAAAAGCTGGCTCCCTGgaatagatattattttaaataggcTCTGCTGGATGAGAAATAATAGTCATGAGGATTTGGTTATAATCTCTGACTTtacctaatttctttttttttctgactttatcTGATTTCTGAAGTTTGGTTGAGATTTGATGTCTGGCTAGAGGAAGTAGGGATGAATGAGTGTCTTCACGTAAGGCTGGGGAGCAGGGGTCTGGGAGTTCCACCTCTGGATGCCTTTGCTGGGCTTTTGCACATACTCAGATGGTGAATTTGAGaatgaaatcaaaatagaaaagagaagttATCTTTAAGATGAACaacatttaaaacaatgtttaagTTAATGTGTTTGAGTATCTTTTTATGAAGAGCATGTACTTTTTGAGTCAGACACACCCAGGTTAAAGATCAACTCTATCACTCACCAGCTGTGTAAACTTGGGCAGGGAACCTAACGTCTCTGAATCTCTTAATCTGTAACATGGGTATGATAGCTGTTGCCATAGAAAGTTGTTCTGAGgataaaataatac is part of the Odocoileus virginianus isolate 20LAN1187 ecotype Illinois chromosome 5, Ovbor_1.2, whole genome shotgun sequence genome and encodes:
- the YIPF1 gene encoding protein YIPF1, encoding MATVDDLQFEEFGDTTTSLAANPDATTISIEDPGETPKHRAGPPRGLGREEDDELLGNDDSDKTELLAGQKKSSPFWTFEYYQTFFDVDTYQVFDRIKGSLLPIPGKNFVRLYIRSNPDLYGPFWICATLVFAIAISGNLSNFLIHLGEKTYHYVPEFRKVSIAATIIYAYAWLVPLALWGFLVWRNSKVMNIVSYSFLEIVCVYGYSLFIYIPTAILWIIPQKAVRWVLVMIALGISGSVLAMTFWPAVREDNRRIALATIVTIVLLHMLLSVGCLAYFFDAPEMDHLLTSTAAPNQTVVAAKSS